Genomic DNA from Deltaproteobacteria bacterium:
CGTGGAAACTCCGTATGCGTTCATGGGTCTGTTTATTTTAATGGGGGGCCTATGGTTTGTCTGCAAGTTTAAACTGAGCTGAAAGGAAAACATTGCTCTTGACGTCTATTAATATGAAACAGGTCTATTTACGGAGGGTGCTATGAAAAGAGTGTTCTGCATGATGCCGGTTCTTCTTGTCGCAGCATTTTTCTCCAGTCACGGTCTCCAAGCTGCCACGCTCTTTCAACAGGTAGGCGTCTCTTCTTCTCCCAATCCAGTTGGCTCAGGGGCGAGAGCAGTGGGGATGGGCGGGGCATTCATAGCGATTGCCGATGATGCCACGGCGGCCTCATGGAATCCGGCCGGTCTGATTCAATTGGAAAAGCCGGAAATATCCATCGTTGGCGCCTATTTTAACAGGAGAGAGGATTTTTCTTCTGATGTTCACCCGGAGATCAGCAATAAAGGTAAGGCTGATGATGCCAACATAAACTATTTCAGTGCCACCTATCCCTTCCAATTTCACCGAAACATGGTGGTCTCTATCAACTATCAAAGGCGTTATGAGTTTGAACGCGGTTTTGACTATAACTACGATTATTCGTCTCTTGGTGTAAATCTGTCACAGGATAAACATTTCGACCAGGATGGTTTCGTCGGCGCCCTGGGTCTGGCCTGTGCCGTTGAGATCACCCCCAAGCTTTCTCTCGGGGCCACGCTGAACATCTGGACAGACGACCTGTTCTGGGACAATGAATGGGAAGAAACCTTTACGGAGCACGGGGTGGGCACGCAGGGAGGCAACCCTGTCACCATAGATACGCGTTATACGGATAAGTATTCAGATTTCAGCGGGGTGAATGCAAACTTCGGCCTCTTATGGAATATGAACAAATACCTGACACTCGGGGCTGTCATTAAAACGCCTTTTGATGCCTCCATTCACCACGATTACCGCTTCACGCAGACAAGCATATTTGGTCCACCTGTCAGCACCACTGTGTCAAACCAACAAAGCACTTTTGAAGACGTGGAACTTCGTATGCCTTTATCTTACGGGATGGGTCTGGCGTGGCGGGTGTCAGACGCCCTTTCTTTTGACTTGGATGTTTACAGAACCCATTGGAGCGACTACGTCTTGACGGATTCGCAAGGCAACAACTTCAGCCCTATTGATGGACGACCAGAGAGCACCTCTGATGTAGAGGATACCATGCAGGTCCGTATCGGCGGCGAATATCTTTTCATCAGTCAAAAAACGAATATGGTCGTTCCCGTCAGGGCAGGCTTCTTTTACGATCCGGAACCATCACATGGTGACGTGAAAGATTTTTATGGTATTGCCGTTGGATCAGGCATCGCATACAAGAGATTCATCTTTGATGTGGCATACCAGTTGAGATGGGGTCGCGATATGGACACAGGCAATTTGATTGCCACCTCAGAAGCTGACATCACGCAGCATCTTTTACTTGCTTCGGTTATTATTCATTTTTGACGCATTCGGCAATACTTAACCGTCTCTGAATTTCTACAACTCACTGTTTTTACAACTGTCTACCCGCCTGCCAGCGAGCCCGAGAAAGGAATGATGGAATGTGCAGTTTGGCGGCCTATTTAACGATGCCCAAAGGAGGTGGTGGTCAGTGAAAAAGACGGCGCAATATGTCTTGTTTCTGATGACATTTTTAGTGGGGTTATCTCTCTGGAGTTGTGCCGGCCAGCCCTCTGGACCCGCTTATGTTAGAGATGGCAAGGAATACGGCAGGGTCCGTGGGGCCTTCAGACACCGGTGGTGGAATTACCACGAACGGGGGCTTTCTTTTGCTGAAGGGGAGTTTTTCTCCGAGGCCGTTTCAGATCTAGAAGAAGCGATTCAACAACGGACAAGAGACCAGCGAATGGCCCGGACCTATGGGATGCACTTCATGGATTACTTTCCCCACAGGGAGTTGGGCATCGTTTACTATGAAACGGGAGATTTCGAACGCGCGAAAAGGGAACTGGAACTTTCCCTGAGCCAGTTTCCTTCGGCCAAGGCCTATTTCTATCTCGACCGTGTACGAAAGGCCTTGATCGAACGGCTGGGGATAGAGGTGCCTCCGCCAAAACTTACTCTCACACTCACAACCGATGAGGTCTGGACCAAAGAAGACCCGGTGGTTCTCTCCGGTGTGGCGGAAGACGAATACTATGTGGCTGGCGCCACTATCAGAGGTGTGCCCCTCTTCTTGGAGGGTTCACAAAAACGCATCCCTTTTAGAGAACTCTTAGACCTTTCCCAGGGCAGGCACACGGTTGAAGTTGTGGCAGAAAACCTGATGGGAAAGATCACAAAACGTCAGGTGGTGATTTATGTAGATCGCGAAGGGCCCACTGTGACCTTGAAGGCGCTAGATTTGGATAGTGCTATGTCCGGCCAAGGGGCCACAATCTCCGGGTGGATTTATGACGAGGCAGGCGTATCTGATTTAAGCATCAATGGTCAAACAATCGCTGTTGAGAGGGGTATTGACGTCCCCTTCACTGCAAGGCTGGCTGTTTATGAAAATAAGATCGAGTTGGCAGTCCATGACCGGTTGGGCAACAAAACGTCTGCCTCGATCTCCCCTATTACTCCTGCTGCCAGTTACTCACCTGTGCTGGTGGCCTGCGCGGAGTCAGGCCTGGGACATCCTTTAATGGCTGGCCTTTTTGGCCCGAAGGATGTGCGGCCTCCGATCATCAGGCTCAAGGGATGGGCTGAAACCCAAACCGTTTTCCTGGAAAAGGTGTATATCGAAGGACATGCCGGTGATGAGAATAAGGTAGAGAGCCTGAGCGTTAATGAAAGCCCTGTATTGCGCCGTGAGGGCCAATTCGTCTTTTTCAGTCACATGGCGGACCTTAAAGAAGGAAAAAATATTGTAACGATTGAGGCGAGAGATGAGGCCGGCAATACGGCGAGTAAAGAGATTGTGATCATAAGGCGAGTTCCCCAAGCTCTTCAGTTAGCCGAACGGCTTAGTCTGACCGCATTTCCTTTTGAGCAAAAGGGGGAGGTTTCTGAAGCTAGCCTTTCATTTCAAGACAATCTCATTGATGCCCTGGTTAATCGAAATCGCTTTCGAGTGGTTGAAAGGGACAAGCTGGACGTGATCCTGGAGGAACAAAAACTGAGCCGTACAAAGCTCTTCGATAACCGTACAGTTTTAAAGCTGGGCAAACTGGTTGCAGCTCAGTCGGTCATCACCGGCAGCATCATTGAGACACGAACGGGCATTGAGGTTGTGGCTCGGATGATTGATACTGAAACATCCGAGATCTTGGCCACAGAGGACGTCTACGGTGAGTCCAAGGATCTTCCAGCGTTGAGGTTGCTGTCAGACGGGATGGCTGTCCAATTTCATCGCGAGTTTCCTTTGGTGGACGGGTTGATTATTGCGCAGAAAGGAGACGACATATTTACAGACCTTGGTGAGCAGGTCGTGAAGCTTCGAAGAAGGTTGCTCGTTTACCGGAAAGAGCCAGTAAGACATCCGATAACTGGAAAGGCACTTGGCACGAACAACACAATTATTGGTCGCGCCCGTGTGTCGCAGGTTATGCGCGAGATGTCAAAGGCTGAACTATTGGAATGCAAGGCCGAGACTATCAGGCATATGGACGACAGGGTTATTACCCAATGAACTATTCATCTGCGGAAGACCATCGGCTTTTGTTCAAATGTTTATCAGGTGACAGGACGGCATCAGAAACCTTGGTTCGACGATTTTCGGAGTTGGTATACGGATCGGTTCAGTATACGCTGATGGCCAAGGACGTGTCTTTCAACCGACAGGATCTTGAGGATCTGCATAATACGGTATTTCTGAGACTCTTTGAACAGGGATGTAAAAAGCTCAGGCAATATCAGGGGAAAAACGGGTGCAGTCTCGCCTCGTGGATCAGGGTGATCGCAGTGCGAACCGTGCTGGATCATCTCAGGAAAAACGGTGTTGATGCCATGGTTTGGCAGAAAAAGCGCATACCCCTTGAAGAATTGCCTGAGCTAAAGGCGGATGACATTGAATTTAAGGCCCAATACGAGAAGGCGGAGCAGGGGCGTTTACTTCGAGTTGGCGTGCAGAGGCTTCCTCCTCGAGACCGATTATTCATGAAGCTCCATTTTGATCATGGACTCTCTGCGGCAGAAGTGGCTGAGGCCATGCAGCTTTCCATCGGAAATGTTTACACAATCAAACATCGGGTAATTCAGAGACTAAAATCGCATGTCGCCTCGGCTATGAATAACAGCCCTTAGTTCTGTATCCGTGTAAGATAACATCGATTTTTGCGTCTATATATACAGAATGGGGAAAATACCTCTGGTAAAATAAACAGATTGACAGTTTTCAACGGAGTTTGCGATGAACATGCTATGTCCTGATGAGGAAAGGCTTGTAGACTATCTCGAGGGCCGTCTTTCTAAGGAAGATAGCTCTCAGATCGAGGAACACCTATCGAACTGTGACACATGTTTGGAAGGGCTTGTGGTGACAAATGGCCTGGTGCGAGGAATGGTTTCGTGGCAGTTTGATCCGGTACCAACCAGGGTCACTGATCGTGCTGTGCGTTTGGTAGCCAGCCAGCGCGCCCTCTCATATGATTCCTTGATGGAAAAACTGAGACGATCTATTCAGGGCTTAAGCTCGGGTATCTCGGAACTTTTGCGGCTAAAGCCATGGGCAAGATGGCAGCTTGCACCCATTCGAGGCTCCAAGATGGTCGCATCGGAAGATTTTGTTTGTCTGAGAGTTCCCTTTAAAGAAACTGAGACAGAAATCGAAATTGAGAAAACTAGAGCCAGTAAGGCGCATATCCGTGTGAAAGTGCAAGAACATAACAAAAAAAGAAGGGCAGCGGTAAGGGTCACGTTAAAAAGCGCTGAAAGGGAGGTTGCCTCATATCTCTTGGATGGCACGCACGTACTGTTTGAAGACATCCCCTTTGGTCATTACAGCATCACTCTGGCCGAGAATGGTGTGGAGCTTGGAACTTATCTTTTTGAGATCAAGGAAACGCGCCATGGCAGAAAATAAGATCACAAAAGGACAATCTGCATCGAGTAATCTTGAAGAAATATTTCAAGAGCGGGAACGTCTCGAGCAGATACTTGAACAAAAATTTAGAAAGGAAGTAACCATCCTTTTTACTGATATATGCAGCTATACTGACTATATAGATAATAGGGGGGATATCAACGGACGGGCCTTGCTCCTCAAGCACAATCGTATTGTGTTGCCCCTGGTAAAAGAACACGAGGGTAAGATCGTGGAGATCATTGGAGATGCGGTCATGGCGTCTTTTTCGTCTCCTTCGGCCGCGGTCGAGGCCTCCATGGCCATCCAGAAGTGCCTGTATGAGCATAACGTCAAGACAGAGGCCGCCGACAGAATTCATGTTAAGATCGGCATCAACATAGGAGAAACCCTGGTGGATGAGGCTGCTGCCTATCAAGGCTTTACCGGTGATGTGGCCAATGTAGCAGCACGCATCCAATCTCAGGCCGGCCCTGAGCAAATTCTGATATCCAAAGCAGTATACGAGCAAGTTTGCGGGAGCGAGGACTTTTTTTGCAGGTTCCATGGAACAATCCAGGCAAAGGGAAAGGCCCAGCCGCTAGAGGTTTATAGGGTAGTCTGGCAAGACGAGGATGTTGTCCTGGACAGCGAACCAAAGCTGCGGACCCATGAAGTCGCGGCCGAGAAAATAGGCAAGCAACCCTTAAGGGTATTTGAGCTTGAGATCGCCCGAGATGGGAATCGGTTGAAACTCAGCGCTCATGAGGAGATACCGGGTGAGGAGAGCACTATACGGCATTACGACGAGATACCGGTCTCAATGGAGATGATTCAAAGAAAGTGCCACGAGATGGTAGAGACTTTGAATAAAGCCAACCGCAAAGGCCGTGTAAGCCGCGAGGCCATGCTAAAGCTCAGAGAAATCGGACAAGTGCTTCACGACGAGTTATTCTCACTGAGTGTCAAAGAAAAGCTGAGGAAGACTAAGGCTGAATTCCTGAGTTTAAAGATTGATGATCAACTAGTTCACGTTCCATGGGAATTGCTCAGCGATGGCCGACAATTTCTCTGCCAACGTTTCAACATGGGCAGATTGGTCAAGACCCGGCAACCCATACTGGGTGTACGGTCTCGCGTGTTGGGCCGACCCCTGAGGATGTTGATATTGGCCGACCCTGAAGGCGATTTAAAAGGCGCCTATGCAGAGGGGATTCAGATACGTGATTATGTGGACAGAAATAAGGATTTGATCAATGCATTCCTTCGTTCAGGCAACACCACCCCTGATTCTATGAAGGAGAAGATAAGAAATTTTGACTTCGTCCATTTTGCCGGTCATGCTGATTACAATCCACAAAATACAGCAGCGAGCGGGTGGCGATTGACAGGTGGGAACCTAACGGCCCAGGACATTACAAAAATGGCCGGCACAGCCACAATGCCTGCACTTATCTTTTCAAATGCGTGTCAGTCGGCCCGCACGGAGGAGTGGACACTAAAGGTGTACTTTGAAGATGAGATTTTTGGCTTGGCCAATGCCTTTCTTTTAGCCGGCGTAAAACATTATTTGGGGACCTTCTGGGAGATATCAGATGAACCGAGCAGCCGATTTGCCATAGAGTTTTACGAGAACCTGCTTTCTGGTATGACCATTGGCGAAGCCACACGACGGTCCCGACAGGCTTTGATCAAAGAATACGGCGAAGAGACCATAGTGTGGGCAAGCTATGTCCTGTACGGGGACCCCACTTCCAACTATAAGGACCAAATAGAAGCGAGTGAGGCACGGAAGGAATCTGAGCCTGCCCGTATTTCGAGTTCAGATGGAGGGGTCAGGACACGAGAAGAAGTCATTGATTTTGCTGACACGGAAGCTCCAAAAAGGAGCCGGATATGGTGGTCTGTGGCCGCCAGCATTGTTTTTCTGGTAGCTGTCATGCTGTGGGGGTATCCAGGATTCTTACGGGAGGGAACGATAAAGTACGAGAGGGCAGCCCTGGCCTATTATGATGAGGGCAATTTCAAGGAAGCATTGAATGCCTGCAATCTCCTTGAGGAAAAGAATGCGGAGATTTCTTTGTCCTATCTTATTCGGGGAAATATTTTTTTGGCAAAAGGTGAATTGGATGTAGCCGAAGCGGCTTATCAAAAGGCGATCCAAGGCACAAAAGGGACAGATGTGCAAAAAGCTCATGCCCTTGTTGGCTTGGGCCGCCTGGCATCCCTTCGAAAACAGCCGGATGACGCTCTGAGATATTATCAGCAAGCTACTGAGATAGCTCCACAGAGCAGACCGGGATATTTGTCTCAAGCTCTTTTGCTTGAGGACCGGGGAGATTATGATAAGGCCCTGGACCTTTTTGGGAAGGCCCAAGCACTTGCACCGCAAGACCAGACGCTCAGGGCCATCACTAACGAGACTCGGAAAAAGGCAATACTTGCCAAGGATCAGAAGAAGCAGGAGCGCATTGATCGTATCGTTAAGGAATTGCTCGAAGGTATGAAGTCGCCTTCCAGAATACTCCCCAGTGATGGCTGGACGTCTCCTCCTCTGACTATGTGGGTGATGGATTTGAAGGTGCAAGGATACTCTTTGCAGGAAGGGCAAGAACGCCTCCTTGTCTCCGGCATTACGGATCAAATGCTTCAGCGCGGCCGCGCTCGGTTAGTGGAGCGGGCACTCTTAGACAAACTGGTCGAGGAGTTGAAGTTGGGAACATCTAAGCTGATTGATCGAAGGAGCGCATTGTCCCTGGGTAAGGTCCTGGCCGCAAGGCTAATTCTGTCGGGCCAAATGGTCTATTCCGGTCCACAAGTACAGGTCTCTATGCGCTTGATCGAAACCGAAACCGGGCAGATCGCCGCAGCCGTAAACGAATCATTTGGAAGTGCGGTTCCAGCTTCAGTGCTGGCAGAGAGATTGTCTAAGAATCTTTTGGAAAAACTGGAACAGCTTTATCCTTTACGAGGTAAAGTCTCGGAAGTTAAAGGTGAAGAGATTAGTCTCAATATAGGACAAATGGTTGGTGTGAAGAGCGGGCAACGATTCAGGGCGGTAGATGAAGACGTTACGTTGGAAGTCACCTCCATTCAGCAAGACACGAGCCTTGCCAAAATCGTAAAAGGGAAAGACCGTCTGCAAAAGAGCCTGCGTGTTGAGGCAATATAACGTGCGCTGAGATTCTGCGAC
This window encodes:
- a CDS encoding outer membrane protein transport protein; protein product: MKRVFCMMPVLLVAAFFSSHGLQAATLFQQVGVSSSPNPVGSGARAVGMGGAFIAIADDATAASWNPAGLIQLEKPEISIVGAYFNRREDFSSDVHPEISNKGKADDANINYFSATYPFQFHRNMVVSINYQRRYEFERGFDYNYDYSSLGVNLSQDKHFDQDGFVGALGLACAVEITPKLSLGATLNIWTDDLFWDNEWEETFTEHGVGTQGGNPVTIDTRYTDKYSDFSGVNANFGLLWNMNKYLTLGAVIKTPFDASIHHDYRFTQTSIFGPPVSTTVSNQQSTFEDVELRMPLSYGMGLAWRVSDALSFDLDVYRTHWSDYVLTDSQGNNFSPIDGRPESTSDVEDTMQVRIGGEYLFISQKTNMVVPVRAGFFYDPEPSHGDVKDFYGIAVGSGIAYKRFIFDVAYQLRWGRDMDTGNLIATSEADITQHLLLASVIIHF
- a CDS encoding sigma-70 family RNA polymerase sigma factor, whose translation is MNYSSAEDHRLLFKCLSGDRTASETLVRRFSELVYGSVQYTLMAKDVSFNRQDLEDLHNTVFLRLFEQGCKKLRQYQGKNGCSLASWIRVIAVRTVLDHLRKNGVDAMVWQKKRIPLEELPELKADDIEFKAQYEKAEQGRLLRVGVQRLPPRDRLFMKLHFDHGLSAAEVAEAMQLSIGNVYTIKHRVIQRLKSHVASAMNNSP
- a CDS encoding zf-HC2 domain-containing protein — protein: MNMLCPDEERLVDYLEGRLSKEDSSQIEEHLSNCDTCLEGLVVTNGLVRGMVSWQFDPVPTRVTDRAVRLVASQRALSYDSLMEKLRRSIQGLSSGISELLRLKPWARWQLAPIRGSKMVASEDFVCLRVPFKETETEIEIEKTRASKAHIRVKVQEHNKKRRAAVRVTLKSAEREVASYLLDGTHVLFEDIPFGHYSITLAENGVELGTYLFEIKETRHGRK
- a CDS encoding CHAT domain-containing protein, coding for MAENKITKGQSASSNLEEIFQERERLEQILEQKFRKEVTILFTDICSYTDYIDNRGDINGRALLLKHNRIVLPLVKEHEGKIVEIIGDAVMASFSSPSAAVEASMAIQKCLYEHNVKTEAADRIHVKIGINIGETLVDEAAAYQGFTGDVANVAARIQSQAGPEQILISKAVYEQVCGSEDFFCRFHGTIQAKGKAQPLEVYRVVWQDEDVVLDSEPKLRTHEVAAEKIGKQPLRVFELEIARDGNRLKLSAHEEIPGEESTIRHYDEIPVSMEMIQRKCHEMVETLNKANRKGRVSREAMLKLREIGQVLHDELFSLSVKEKLRKTKAEFLSLKIDDQLVHVPWELLSDGRQFLCQRFNMGRLVKTRQPILGVRSRVLGRPLRMLILADPEGDLKGAYAEGIQIRDYVDRNKDLINAFLRSGNTTPDSMKEKIRNFDFVHFAGHADYNPQNTAASGWRLTGGNLTAQDITKMAGTATMPALIFSNACQSARTEEWTLKVYFEDEIFGLANAFLLAGVKHYLGTFWEISDEPSSRFAIEFYENLLSGMTIGEATRRSRQALIKEYGEETIVWASYVLYGDPTSNYKDQIEASEARKESEPARISSSDGGVRTREEVIDFADTEAPKRSRIWWSVAASIVFLVAVMLWGYPGFLREGTIKYERAALAYYDEGNFKEALNACNLLEEKNAEISLSYLIRGNIFLAKGELDVAEAAYQKAIQGTKGTDVQKAHALVGLGRLASLRKQPDDALRYYQQATEIAPQSRPGYLSQALLLEDRGDYDKALDLFGKAQALAPQDQTLRAITNETRKKAILAKDQKKQERIDRIVKELLEGMKSPSRILPSDGWTSPPLTMWVMDLKVQGYSLQEGQERLLVSGITDQMLQRGRARLVERALLDKLVEELKLGTSKLIDRRSALSLGKVLAARLILSGQMVYSGPQVQVSMRLIETETGQIAAAVNESFGSAVPASVLAERLSKNLLEKLEQLYPLRGKVSEVKGEEISLNIGQMVGVKSGQRFRAVDEDVTLEVTSIQQDTSLAKIVKGKDRLQKSLRVEAI